The proteins below are encoded in one region of Oncorhynchus nerka isolate Pitt River linkage group LG15, Oner_Uvic_2.0, whole genome shotgun sequence:
- the rnaseh2a gene encoding ribonuclease H2 subunit A, whose protein sequence is MDLGEFEADNSVSCRLASAIPAVCKTEDCCLGIDEAGRGPVLGPMVYGICFCPVAKKEALKDLKVADSKTLTEAQREDLFRNLDEAKSFVGWALQILSPNTISTSMLQRSKYNLNALSHDAAIGLVQFALDSGVQLKEVFVDTVGPAEKYQEKLSQRFPGVEVTVRPKADSLFPIVSAASICAKVARDHSVKDWNFPEDLGEVDADYGSGYPNDPKTKAWLLKELDPVFGYPQFVRFSWSTTQTLLDSKAVTVHWDDDEEDGEKAAARQNNTSMLSYFKTGSKTSAQQGNTHQTHRFFTERRLQRLATL, encoded by the exons ATGGATCTCGGTGAGTTTGAAGCAGACAACTCGGTGAGCTGTCGCCTGGCTTCAGCAATACCTGCCGTCTGCAAGACAGAAGACTGCTGTTTGGGTATCGATGAAGCCGGCAGGGGGCCTGTACTGG GACCCATGGTCTACGGAATATGTTTCTGTCCCGTCGCCAAAAAGGAAGCTCTGAAGGACTTAAAAGTGGCAG ACTCGAAGACATTGACTGAGGCCCAGAGAGAGGATCTATTCCGCAACCTGGACGAGGCCAAGAGCTTTGTAGGCTGGGCTCTTCAGATTCTCTCACCCAACACTATCTCTACCAGCATGCTGCAGAG GTCAAAATACAACCTGAATGCTCTCTCTCATGACGCAGCCATTGGCCTGGTACAGTTCGCCCTGGACAGTGGAGTGCAGCTCAAAGAG GTGTTTGTGGACACGGTGGGTCCTGCAGAGAAGTACCAGGAGAAGCTGTCCCAGCGGTTCCCCGGGGTGGAAGTGACCGTACGACCCAAAGCTGACTCCCTCTTCCCCATAGTCAGTGCTGCCAGTATCTGTGCCAAG GTGGCCAGGGACCATTCAGTAAAAGACTGGAACTTTCCAGAAGACCTAGGAGAGGTGGATGCAGACTACGGCTCTGGCTATCCCAACG ACCCGAAGACGAAGGCGTGGCTGTTGAAGGAGCTTGACCCGGTGTTTGGCTACCCTCAGTTTGTCAGGTTCAGCTGGAGCACCACACAGACCCTGCTGGACAGCAAGGCTGTCACTGTACACTG ggatgatgatgaggaggatggTGAGAAGGCCGCAGCCCGTCAGAACAACACCTCCATGCTCTCCTACTTCAAGACAGGCTCCAAGACCTCCGCCCAGC